GTGTTCAGTTTCGCTTTGCTGAAGAAGCAAAAAGCCTACGGGGCGCCGCCTCCCCGACCGGTGTTTCGTACTTCGCCTCAATTCCCGGCAGCGGGACCGGCCCCATCAACTTCGACCGCTACCTGATGGAAAAACCGGTTGTTGTCCTTCTGGGTAAGATCCCGCCGCCTTACATGGGGCCTTCACTCGCCACGCAGATCATCCTGAAGTCCTCCCTGAATGAACAGTTCAGGCTGGTACACGTCGATACACGGGCGGTAAAGTCGCTGACCGCGATGGGTAAGTTTTCGTTTGCGAAAATCGGACGAAACATCGGGATCTACCGTCATCTCTGGAAAACGATCCGGCGTGAGCACCCGGCTGTGGTGTTGGTGCCGATCAGTCAGTCGACGATCGGCTTCTTAAAAGACGCGGTATTTATCCTGATCGCATTGCTCCTTGGTCGCAAAGTGCTCATCCACCTGCGTGGTAGCAATTTCCTCAACTGGATGAAGGGTAGTAGCGCGATCACACGGGCGTTCGTCAAAGGTGTCCTGCGACGAACCAACGGTGTCATCGTCCTCGGGAACAACCTGCGCTACCTGTTCGCGGGGATCTATCCGCCAGAACGAATCTATGTGGTTCCCAACGGTGCGGATTATGCGCTTAGCAGTCGACCCAAAGCGAATCATCCGGTTCGCTTGCTCTACCTGGCCAACCTGCAGGCATCCAAAGGGATCGAAGACCTCGTAGAGGCTGTTCGGTTATTGAAAGAGCAGGGGGTGGCGGATTTTCGACTGGATGTAGTGGGCGGATGGCGATCATCGGTGACCCAACAATCTTGCGAATCGCTCGTGCAGACGCATCAACTGCCGGTCAGCTTTCATCCGGCCGATGCCGGTGAGAAGAAATTTCAATTCTTATCCGAAGCCGATATTTTCATCTTTCCGCCGAGAGCGCCGGAAGGTCACCCCTGGGTGGTGGTTGAAGCCATGGCTGCCGGACTGCCGATCATCTCCACCGACCAGGGAGCCATCGTCGAGAGTGTGTTGGATGGAAAGAATGGATTCATTGTACCCGTTCGTGATCCGGCCGCTATTGCAGCGCACCTGAAGGAACTGATCCAAAACGACGCCAAAAGGGTTGAAATGGGACAGTTTTCGCGGCATTTGTATGAAACGGAATTTACCGAAAAACGTATGGTAGAAAGACTGGCTGCGACCTTTCGGGCCGTTATCGCCGCGTAGTACCACATCGTATGCAACAACTGACGCAGAATCTGAAAGACGGAACCATGCAACTGCTGGAAGTTCCTTTTCCGGCATTGACATCCGGTACTGTTCTGGTCAGAAATCATTTTTCCCTGATCAGCGCGGGTACGGAAGGTAAGTCGGTCAAGGACGCGCGCCTGGGGTACATCGCCAAAGCGCGTGCACGTAAGGAAGAAGTCAAAAAGGTATTGCAAGCGGTCAAGACGTTCGGACTGAAAGACACCTACCGCATGGTCATGAATCGGCTCGATGCGCCCTCAGCGCTCGGCTATAGCTGCGCGGGGGAGGTGATCGCGGTGGCATCCGATGTCCGTGATTTCCAGGTCGGCGATCGCGTAGCGTGCGGCGGTTCTACCGCCAATCACGCGGAGGTGGTGATGGTTCCTGTCAACCTGTGCGTTAAGCTTGATCCAAACGTATCACTGGAACAGGCGGCCTATACGACCGTCGGTTCCATCGCCCTTCAGGGGATTCGCCAGGCGGATCTGCGGTTGGGGGAAAATTGCGTTGTGATCGGACTCGGACTCCTGGGGCAGATCACCATTCAGTTGCTGCGTGCAGCAGGGGTACGAACCATCGGGATCGACATCGACGAACGGATGGTCCGCCTCGCGGAAACGATGGGATGTGACCTCGCCTTGTCACGGCGCCTCGAACAGTTGGAAGATATCGTTTCCAACTTTACGGGCGGACATGGTACCGACGCGGTAATCATCACAGCCGGCACCGACTCCACCGATCCGGTCGATCTGGCCGGCGCACTTTGCAGGAAAAAGGGCAGGGTAGTGGTTGTCGGAGCGGTCCCGACCGGATTCAAACGTCCGAATTATTTCAAGAAAGAACTGGAACTCCGCATGTCCTGCTCCTACGGTCCCGGTCGTTATGATCCGGAATACGAAGAACAGGGACTGGATTACCCCTATGCCTGGGTACGCTGGACCGAGAACCGGAATATGATGGCCTTTGTCGAGCTGCTGCGTTCAAGACGCATCGACCTGGAGCCACTGACGACGCACCGCTTCGATTTCAACGAAGCGAAAAACGCTTACCAACTGATTCTCGACCGCGCCGAACCCTTTGTCGGGGTTCTCCTGCGATACGATACGAGCCGTCCGTTAAAGACCCGCATCGAGTTTCAGGAACGAAAGAAGGCGGGAAGCGAACCGGGTATCGGCCTGGTCGGCGCGGGTTCCTTCGGACAGAATTTCCTGCTGCCGGCTATGAAAGGCCTCGGCCGGATGATCCATGTCTCCACCGCCAGGTCGAACAACGCGCGTAACATCGCCGATAAGCATGGTTTCGTGCGGTGTACCGGCGATGCTTCCGAAGTCATCAACGATCCGGAAGTCAACGTCCTTTTCATTGCAACACGACACGATACCCATGCAGCCTTGGTGCTCGATGGCTTGAAGGCCGGGAAGGATGTATTCGTCGAGAAGCCGCTCTGCCTGCATCCCGACGAGTTGACGGCTATTCAAGCAGCCTATCAGCAAGGACAATCGCGTCTGATGGTAGGGTTCAACCGTCGTTTCGCTCCGATGATCAAAAAGATCAAGCGAACACTCTCATCGAACGCGCCTGTTGCCATCCAATACAGGATCAATGCGGGGCATGTGGCCGCTGATCACTGGATCCACAACCCTTCGGTAGGAGGTGGGCGCATCGTCGGAGAAGTCTGCCACTTCGTGGACCTCTGTTCGTTCCTGGCCGCGTCGCAGGTTACCCAGGTTTCAGCCATGACCATGGCCGATCCCGCCAATCAGCAGGATACGCTTTCAATCACCCTCGGCTTTGCCAATGGCAGTGTGGCCGGTATCACCTATTTCTCGAACGGCAACAAGCAACTGCCGAAAGAATACCTGGAGGTATACCAGTCAGGAAATGTTTCCGTGATGAACGACTTCCGGGAGCTTTCGAGTTTTGGAAAGAACAGCGTGAGCGAAAAAGGTGTCCAGGATAAGGGCCACAAAGCGGAAGTGCGCGCTTTTCTGGAGGCTGTTCGGAACGGTCAACCTTCGCCGATTCCCGCGTCGGACGTTTTCAACGCGACTGCCGCCACGTTTGCCATCCTCGAATCGATCGCGACAAAGGGCCAGGTCGTGCGCCTTGATCAATGAAATCCGGGGAAGCAACGGTTGATCTTCGGGACGCCCTGGATCGTCTCGTCGCCTACGTCGAGCGCGAAGGCTACAAAGGCTATGATCCGTACGATACGCTCAACGCGGTCATCCCCTTCCGCTGGTTCGGCCGCTGGGGTGAAGTGATCGCGACCCAGATCCAAAAGCGAAATCCCGTCAACATCCGGTCTCTCTTAGGCATTCGGAAAGGACATAATCCGAAGGCGATGGGCCTCTTCCTGCATGCCTACGCGTTGTTGCAACGGAAATTTCCGGAGCGCGATTACCGGAAGCAGATGAGCTTCCTGCTGAATTGGCTGAGCGATAACAGGAGCAAGGGTTTCCAACATGCTTGCTGGGGTTACAACTTCGGCTGGAGTACACCGAAAAAGCATCTGCCGGCTTTCGCCCCGACGGTGGTGGCCACCGGTTTCGTGGTCAAGGGGCTTTGGGAGTATCATCAACTTACCGGGGATCCGATTGCAAAACAACTGATCCTCGATGCAGGGAAGTTCGTGGTCAACGATCTTCCGCGTACGGAACTGAAGAACGGAATCAGCTTCAGTTACAGTCCCTATTTCCCGGATGTCTGCTACAATGCCAGCCTGCTCGGCGCCGAGATCCTCGCGCGTGCTTACGCGTTAAACGGTGACGAAACGGATAAGCGCCTGGCAGTTGCCGCCACCGAATTCGTAGTCGGACAACAGCACGCCGACGGACACTGGAAATACAGTTTTGAACCCGATTCAGGTGTGGAACGCCACCAGGTCGACTTTCACCAGGGCTATGTGATCGATTCGATCGCGTATGTGATGCAATTGACCGGGCACCAGCCCGCGCATTGGCCCGAAGCCGTGCACAAAGGTCTGCGCTATTTCCACGATGTGCAATTTCATGCCGACGGGCGCGGACTGTGGCGCATTCCGAAAGAGTATCCCACCGAGATCCACAACCAGAGCCAGGGCATCCTGACGCTGAACCGCTGGCGCGCACTATCGCCGGAGACGGCCCCCAGAGCCAAGACGATCGCCGACTGGACCATCCGCCACATGCAGGATCCTAAGACTGGACATTTCTATTATCGTCAATACCCCCACCATACTAACCGCATCTCCTTCATGCGCTGGAGCAACGCCTGGATGATGCTGGCATTGGCGGAATTGGTGAATAGTGAATAGTGAACAGTAAACAGTGAACAGTAAACAGTGAATCCTGCTCGCCGTAGCTTTAGCGAAGGCGGGAGTGAATAGCGAATATCGAATCCTGCACGCCATAGCTTTAGCGAAGGCGGCAGTGAATAGTGAGTTTCGATAGCTGTCTTCGTCCCACGTCCCACGTCCCTCGGTCTCGGTCTCGGTCTCGCGTCTTCCCCTTGTCTCACGTCCCTCGCCCCACGTCCCTCGGTCTCGGTCTCGGTCTCGCGTCTTCCCCTTGTCTCACGTCCCTCGCCCCTCGTCCCTCGGTCTCGGTCTCGGTCTCGCGTCTTCCCCTTGTCTCACGTCCCTCGCCCCTCGTCCCTCGGTCTCGGTCTCGGTCTCGCGTCTTCCCCTTGTCTCACGTCCCTCGCCCCTCGTCCCTCGGTCTCGGTCTCGGTCTCGCGTCTTCCCCACATCCCTCGTCCCACGTCCCTCGTCCCTCGGTCTCGGTCTCGCGTCTTCCTCCTGTCCCTCGTCCCTCGGTCTCGGTCTCGCGTCTTCCCCACGTCCCTCGCCCCTCGTCCCTCGTCCCTCGGTCTCGGTCTCGGTCTCGCGTCTTCCTCCCTCTACCAATTCCCCGACTCAATCAGCCGGGTCATGAAGCTCGCGACTTCGATCTTGTCGTGCAGGAAACGCTGGCGCTTTGCTTCCCAGTGTTGACGATCGTGCAACAGGGGTAGCCAGGTCGTCACTTGTTGATACAAGCCCTCTTCGTTATCGGGGTGAATGCTGACACCCAGGCGGTACTTTTCTTCCAATTCGACCAGGTAGCCGATCTTCCCGGCGAAGGCATTGAAGCGAATGAACGGAACGCCCAGCACGCCGGATTCCGCCGACATGGTCTGACTGTCACCGATGAACAGCGATGAAAAGGCCATGATGTGGTGAATGTCGATCGGATGGATGTTCAAGCGGTAGGGCTCGAACTCGGGAGCCAGCGCGCGTTCCGAAGTGATATACACTCTTCCGTGCGGCTCCAGCAATTCAATGAGTTTACGCGCGATCGCGTCGCTGATCCCTTTGGCGTTGGTGTCGTGGTGCGCGCCCAGCTTGGCGAAGCGCAGGAGAAAGTAGGGCGTGTTTTCCGGTATGTAACGCTGCTTGACGGCGGGATCGGGCGTGAACAGATCGGGGTGGAGGTAGGCCAGTTCGTGGTTGCCGGCATAGGTGATGGTCTTGCCGGGCCGTCCGGTTACGCAGACTTCCGGTGCTAACAGGTGTTTGGCAAACGGATGAGCCAGCTTGTCGACCAGCGGCACGATCGCGGCATCGTCTTCGTTCACGAAGATGTTCGGAATGCGCAACAACCAACCGACATGACAGATCTCCGTCGAGGTCCCGATCATCAGGTCCGGACGGTCGCGGAGGCATTGAGCAACCAAGCGGAGGTCCTGCTTGAGCAATCCCAGCGCGATCGACCACTTGTTGTCCTTACGGCCGTGCGGAAGAAAGTTCCGGTATTCGAGTCCCTCCTTGCGCAACAGGTCTTCGAGTACGTCCTTCTTCGTCGCGATCAGTGTGAGACGATGACCGTCGGCCTTCAGCTTGCGGATCGTGTGCTTGAAGAGATAGAAATGCGCCGGATGGTGCAGATAGATCAGTACGTGCATGCCTTGGCAGTAATTGCGGTCAGTCGGGCAGTGGACCGCTCTTGAACGCTTCGTGATCGGAAAAGTCCTTCACCACTTTGGCAGGAACCCCGGCCGCAAGACAACGGGGCGGCACATCCTTCGTTACCACCGAGCCGGTCGCGATCACCGCTTCGTCGCCGATGGTGATGCCCGGAGCGATGGTGACGTTCGGCATAATCCAGACGCCGCGCCCGATGCGGGTTTGCATGACTTTGCGCGGATATATTTTTTTCAATCGTGTATTCGACGGAATGTTCGCGTGCGCGGTGATGATGGTCCGGTCGCCCACGGAGGTGTGATCGCCGATGAAGATCTGATCGGTGAAGACGCGGTCGAACATCACTTCATGACCGATGTACACGTCCTTGCCGATGTTCACGCCGCGCCACCGGTGGATGACTGTACGCCAGCTTTTGATGAAGCAGAAGAAGGCGAGCTTGTCAAGGAAAAACCGCCAGACAAATTTGATCGCGTAGCGCAACTTGCCCAGCGTGCCTTTGTATCCGTAAAAATCCAGTACTTCTTGTGCCGGCATACAACGTGTGATTAGTCGTTCAGAAACCCTTGTCGCTTTGCGTACTCGCGTACGGTGATGAATTCATACCCGCGCGACTGATAGAAGCGGATGAATTGCTCGTACAGCGGGATCGCTTTGCGTCCCAGGTTTTTCACTTTCATTTTCCCACGGACCACATCGTTCAGGAGGTATTTGACCGGGTTGTTGGTTCGTCGTGCGATGGTGCGGTGTTCGGTATGTTCTTCGATGAATTCGTTTGGATGCACGTCGAATACCATCGGTTTTCCGTTGGAACGGGTCTCGGCATGCAAAAGCCGTTGTTGCAGACTGGTGACGCCCGGGAAGAGGCGTAGCGTTGTCCCTACGAATGGGAACAACAAAGCGGTCAGCGGTACCTCTACGATCGGTCCGTTACCTTTTCGAAAGAGATTGTCGGGATCGGTGCGGTAGGGTAGGCGCGGTGCCTTGAGCCAGTTCAGTTTCTTCATGCCGCCGAACGACAGAAACATGTCGAAGCGTTGGGAAGCCACGGAACTATCGGTGCGGTAACCCGCTTCAGCCAATGCGCGGGGCGTATGTTCGTTGACACGCAGCGCTGGTGCACGAAACGAAACGACCGCCTGACCGGAAATGTCTTCCAGGACCTTGCGCGAACGCTGCAGGTGCTCGACTTGTTTCCCATACGGCAGCACGTCGAATGCTTCATCCACTTCGTGGGTCCAGCCATGCGAGGCCACTTCGTGACCGTCGGCCAGGATGGCACGCACGACTTCCGGAAACTTCACCACCATGTCGCCCACAAAGTAAAACGTACTCTTCACGCCGAACTTTTTATAAATGTCCAGCAGGATCGGCATGCCCTCGTCGCGTACCTTCTCGCCGGTTTCGTCGCGCAGCGTATTGAACCAGATCGAATGTGTTTCCACATCGTTGGTCAGCAGACAATATTTCTTGTTTTTATCAGGCATTCGGGTGAGCGGGTAGCGGGCTTTGCGAACACGCGGTCTCCAGGGAAAAAAGCCCTTTCCCAGTCTGATATTATACTAATTCCTGACGGAGTAGGTTGCTCCCGCCGCGGGCTTTTCGCGCAATTTCGGCTTTTTTTCAGGTAGAAAATTACAGCCCCGCAAATCGTCAAACCGTAAGAAAATCGCGTGATTTAGCCCAAAGACCGCGCTGGAAGCGGATTTTCTACAAGAAAGGTTGCTTCAACTGAATCCTTGCACTATATTCGAAACTGCAAACAGCAACAATCGAGTACCAGGGGAAGCATCAAGGCCCTTACGTGAAACACACACCAGGACTGGGATAGCGGCTGCGAACCGTTTCTATCCATCCCGGCTCACCAAGGATCTTCGACGGAAATGAATGGGGTTCATTCCGGAATACCGAAGACTGCCTTAATCCTGTAATGATTCGGCTGAGTTTCGTTTGCGTCCGCTTTACCACGGGGTAATTTGCTATTCCCCCTTGTAGGGCTGCGCTATGAAGAAGAACGGAAGGACCACCAATAACCGGAACCTGCTGCAGGACCTTCGCTGGAATGTGTTCAGCGGTAACGGTAATGCCGCGCTTGCCTGGCAACAACCCAGAAAGCAGGGTGCTTCCCGGAAGAAACGGTACAGCCCGCGTCCGCATCTCGAGAAGATCGGCGGGATGGAGCCGCAGGTGCGTGCCTTCATCGAACGTTTCATAGAACTGTCGGGAAAGAAAGTTTCCATCGTCCGCACCTCGATCGCTGAAAGCGTACGGCAGTTGCCCGACTCCTGTGAAGCGATCGTCAACCTCAAGCGCCTGAACGACATCCGATCGATCAATGCGTTTCTCAGCGCTGCGAACCGCGGATTACCGCTCGGCGGAACCTACGTCGGTTGTGTGGAGACCAAGTACCTCCGCCGCCAGCGCGTGTTGCATAAGTATCCGTTCGGGATCAATTACTTCATGATCCTGGTCGACTTCATCTACAAGCGCGTTTTCCCGAAGCTTCCGGTGACCCGCGACCTGTATCGTTTCCTGACCGGTGACCGGAACAAGATCCTCTCCAAGACCGAAGCCCTGGGGCGTCTCTACGCAGCGGGTTTCGAACTCGAAGAGAAGAAGTTCATCGGCAACCTGCTCTGGTTCGTCGTGCGGAAGGTCAAAGACCCGCTCTTTGATTATGAACCCGTCTACGGACCCATCTTCAAGATGCGTCGGCATGGAAAGGGCGGCAAGGTGATCCATGTCTACAAGATGCGGACCATGCATGCTTATTCCGAGTACATCCAGAAGTACGTTTACGAAAACCACAACCTGGCCGAAGGAGGAAAGCTCAACAATGATTTCCGCGTTTCATCCCTGGGCAAACTTTTCCGGAAATACTGGGTCGATGAACTCCCGATGATCCTCAATCTGCTCAAAGGTGATTTGAAGATCGTCGGCGTCCGGCCACTAAGCAGTCATTACCTCAGCCTGTATTCGGAAGAATTGCGGGAAGTCCGGAAGCGACACAAGCCCGGACTGATTCCTCCTTTTTATGTCGACCTGCCCAAGACGCTCGACGAGATTCAGGAGTCGGAACTGCGCTACCTGCGCGCTTACGAAAAACAACCGTTGCTGACCGACCTGCGTTATTTCTGTCGCGCTGCGTTCAACATCCTCGTCAAAATGGCCCGGTCCAAGTAACACCGGCTGCTCGTCGTAACGGAAACCGATCGATTACGATTTCCACCAAAAATATCTTGAACTGCCGGCCACTGCCGGCCACTGCCGGCAGTTCTGCTTTTACATAGTGGAGTCTACCCGGTTGCGCCGATCGGGAGCATCATACTCGTTAGTTCGGAATAATGCCGAACCGTCTTGCACATTCCCACTTTTATCGTAACTTGTAACTGCCGAACCGGTTTGGAGCCCGGGATCGGCGCTGCGATTTCATGGTCACCGAAGCTGCTCAGGCGTTTCAGTTATTTTATCCCACCGAGAAAGTATTCCGGGTGGTGTCTTCCGGCGCTTTGAAACGGGCAGGGTATAAGGTCATTTCCTCCTGCGACAAAAGCCGGCAGATTCGGTTGCGCAGAAACCTGTTTCCATTTCGTCACCGCGATGTGATCGTCCACCTGCGAAAAGACGGCGACAACCTCACGCGCAACGAGATCCGACGCGATTGTGAACGCAAATGCGTCAAAGACCTCTGCCACGAAGTGGCTGAAGCGTTTTTCCGGATATTCTGATCAAACTAAGTCAATGACTGCCGTGACGACGTGATAGAATTCACGCCCGACTTTGCTGTAAGACTGAAGCCCGCGCCACCATTCGGGCGTGCGAGGATCTTTGCTGGTCATTCTGCGATCAACTTGACCACTTCCGTGCCGGTACCTGCAGTGACTCTTAAAAAATAGACACCACTGGCTTGAGCGGGTAGTCGCAATCTTCCTGTTTCCGAGGTGACCGCGAAGTGCGCTTTGCTGAAGACGGTCTTTCCTGTAACGTCCAACAATTCAACGCTCACATTCCTGAGCTCCTTCTTGAATTGCAAATTGAATCCGTCCCGCGACGGATTGGGGAAGATCGTAAAGTCGACTCCGATCCCATTCGATGCCGGAACACCGGAAGTCAGATT
This genomic stretch from Bacteroidota bacterium harbors:
- a CDS encoding glycosyltransferase — its product is MEKPVVVLLGKIPPPYMGPSLATQIILKSSLNEQFRLVHVDTRAVKSLTAMGKFSFAKIGRNIGIYRHLWKTIRREHPAVVLVPISQSTIGFLKDAVFILIALLLGRKVLIHLRGSNFLNWMKGSSAITRAFVKGVLRRTNGVIVLGNNLRYLFAGIYPPERIYVVPNGADYALSSRPKANHPVRLLYLANLQASKGIEDLVEAVRLLKEQGVADFRLDVVGGWRSSVTQQSCESLVQTHQLPVSFHPADAGEKKFQFLSEADIFIFPPRAPEGHPWVVVEAMAAGLPIISTDQGAIVESVLDGKNGFIVPVRDPAAIAAHLKELIQNDAKRVEMGQFSRHLYETEFTEKRMVERLAATFRAVIAA
- a CDS encoding bi-domain-containing oxidoreductase; translation: MQQLTQNLKDGTMQLLEVPFPALTSGTVLVRNHFSLISAGTEGKSVKDARLGYIAKARARKEEVKKVLQAVKTFGLKDTYRMVMNRLDAPSALGYSCAGEVIAVASDVRDFQVGDRVACGGSTANHAEVVMVPVNLCVKLDPNVSLEQAAYTTVGSIALQGIRQADLRLGENCVVIGLGLLGQITIQLLRAAGVRTIGIDIDERMVRLAETMGCDLALSRRLEQLEDIVSNFTGGHGTDAVIITAGTDSTDPVDLAGALCRKKGRVVVVGAVPTGFKRPNYFKKELELRMSCSYGPGRYDPEYEEQGLDYPYAWVRWTENRNMMAFVELLRSRRIDLEPLTTHRFDFNEAKNAYQLILDRAEPFVGVLLRYDTSRPLKTRIEFQERKKAGSEPGIGLVGAGSFGQNFLLPAMKGLGRMIHVSTARSNNARNIADKHGFVRCTGDASEVINDPEVNVLFIATRHDTHAALVLDGLKAGKDVFVEKPLCLHPDELTAIQAAYQQGQSRLMVGFNRRFAPMIKKIKRTLSSNAPVAIQYRINAGHVAADHWIHNPSVGGGRIVGEVCHFVDLCSFLAASQVTQVSAMTMADPANQQDTLSITLGFANGSVAGITYFSNGNKQLPKEYLEVYQSGNVSVMNDFRELSSFGKNSVSEKGVQDKGHKAEVRAFLEAVRNGQPSPIPASDVFNATAATFAILESIATKGQVVRLDQ
- a CDS encoding DUF354 domain-containing protein, translated to MHVLIYLHHPAHFYLFKHTIRKLKADGHRLTLIATKKDVLEDLLRKEGLEYRNFLPHGRKDNKWSIALGLLKQDLRLVAQCLRDRPDLMIGTSTEICHVGWLLRIPNIFVNEDDAAIVPLVDKLAHPFAKHLLAPEVCVTGRPGKTITYAGNHELAYLHPDLFTPDPAVKQRYIPENTPYFLLRFAKLGAHHDTNAKGISDAIARKLIELLEPHGRVYITSERALAPEFEPYRLNIHPIDIHHIMAFSSLFIGDSQTMSAESGVLGVPFIRFNAFAGKIGYLVELEEKYRLGVSIHPDNEEGLYQQVTTWLPLLHDRQHWEAKRQRFLHDKIEVASFMTRLIESGNW
- a CDS encoding acyltransferase; translated protein: MPAQEVLDFYGYKGTLGKLRYAIKFVWRFFLDKLAFFCFIKSWRTVIHRWRGVNIGKDVYIGHEVMFDRVFTDQIFIGDHTSVGDRTIITAHANIPSNTRLKKIYPRKVMQTRIGRGVWIMPNVTIAPGITIGDEAVIATGSVVTKDVPPRCLAAGVPAKVVKDFSDHEAFKSGPLPD
- a CDS encoding polysaccharide deacetylase family protein, whose amino-acid sequence is MPDKNKKYCLLTNDVETHSIWFNTLRDETGEKVRDEGMPILLDIYKKFGVKSTFYFVGDMVVKFPEVVRAILADGHEVASHGWTHEVDEAFDVLPYGKQVEHLQRSRKVLEDISGQAVVSFRAPALRVNEHTPRALAEAGYRTDSSVASQRFDMFLSFGGMKKLNWLKAPRLPYRTDPDNLFRKGNGPIVEVPLTALLFPFVGTTLRLFPGVTSLQQRLLHAETRSNGKPMVFDVHPNEFIEEHTEHRTIARRTNNPVKYLLNDVVRGKMKVKNLGRKAIPLYEQFIRFYQSRGYEFITVREYAKRQGFLND
- a CDS encoding sugar transferase; protein product: MKKNGRTTNNRNLLQDLRWNVFSGNGNAALAWQQPRKQGASRKKRYSPRPHLEKIGGMEPQVRAFIERFIELSGKKVSIVRTSIAESVRQLPDSCEAIVNLKRLNDIRSINAFLSAANRGLPLGGTYVGCVETKYLRRQRVLHKYPFGINYFMILVDFIYKRVFPKLPVTRDLYRFLTGDRNKILSKTEALGRLYAAGFELEEKKFIGNLLWFVVRKVKDPLFDYEPVYGPIFKMRRHGKGGKVIHVYKMRTMHAYSEYIQKYVYENHNLAEGGKLNNDFRVSSLGKLFRKYWVDELPMILNLLKGDLKIVGVRPLSSHYLSLYSEELREVRKRHKPGLIPPFYVDLPKTLDEIQESELRYLRAYEKQPLLTDLRYFCRAAFNILVKMARSK